Proteins found in one Triticum aestivum cultivar Chinese Spring chromosome 4D, IWGSC CS RefSeq v2.1, whole genome shotgun sequence genomic segment:
- the LOC123096353 gene encoding serine carboxypeptidase-like 42 — protein sequence MAGSWRAAALAVAMVCLVASSCVLGFPEEDLVGRLPGQPVVGFRQFAGYVDVDVKAGRSLFYYFAEAQDHAVGRPLTLWLNGGPGCSSVGGGAFTELGPFYPRGDGRGLRLNKKSWNKVSNLLFVESPAGVGWSYSNTSSDYNTGDARTANDMYKFLLGWYKKFPEYRSSSLLLSGESYAGHYIPQLTDVLLTHNEKSKGFKFNIKGVAIGNPLLKLDRDVPATYEYFWSHGMISDEIFLAINKGCDFEDYTFGSPHNESKSCNDAIAEANSIVGQYVNNYDVILDVCYPSIVMQELRLRKYVTKISLGVDVCMSYERYFYFNLPEVQHALHANRTHLPYGWGMCSDVLNYTDKDGNINILPLLRRIVEHKIPLWIFSGDQDSVVPLLGSRTLVRELAHDMGLPVTVPYSTWFRKGQVGGWTTEYGNLLTFATVRGASHMVPFAQPDRALGLFRSFVLGQRLPNTTYPPIGD from the exons ATGGCGGGCTCCTGGCGAGCCGCAGCGCTGGCGGTGGCGATGGTTTGTTTGGTCGCCAGCAGCTGCGTGCTCGGGTTCCCGGAGGAGGATTTGGTGGGGCGGCTGCCCGGGCAGCCCGTCGTGGGGTTCAGGCAGTTCGCCGGGTACGTGGACGTGGACGTCAAGGCCGGGAGGAGCCTCTTCTACTACTTCGCGGAGGCACAGGACCACGCCGTCGGCAGGCCGCTCACGCTCTGGCTCAACGGAG GTCCTGGCTGTTCTTCGGTTGGAGGCGGTGCGTTTACGGAGCTCGGTCCGTTTTATCCCAGAGGAGATGGCAGAGGCCTTCGATTAAACAAGAAGTCGTGGAATAAAG TGTCCAATCTTCTATTTGTTGAATCGCCCGCCGGAGTTGGATGGTCCTACTCCAACACTTCGTCAGACTACAATACGGGAGATGCGCGGACCG CTAATGATATGTACAAATTTCTGTTGGGATGGTATAAGAAGTTCCCGGAGTACAGATCAAGCAGCTTACTTCTTTCGGGAGAGAGCTATGCAG GGCATTATATACCGCAACTCACTGATGTCCTTCTCACACACAATGAGAAATCTAAGGGTTTTAAGTTCAATATCAAGGGGGTAGCT ATCGGGAATCCGTTACTCAAGCTTGACAGGGATGTCCCCGCGACATATGAGTACTTCTGGTCCCATGGTATGATATCTGATGAGATATTTCTGGCCATAAACAAGGGTTGTGATTTTGAGGATTACACATTCGGTAGCCCCCACAATGAGAGCAAGTCATGCAATGATGCCATTGCCGAGGCAAACTCCATAGTTGGACAATACGTCAACAACTATGATGTCATTCTCGACGTCTGTTACCCATCGATCGTGATGCAGGAGCTACGACTGCGCAAATAT GTGACCAAGATCAGTTTAGGAGTGGATGTTTGCATGTCATATGAAAGGTACTTCTACTTCAATCTTCCAGAAGTGCAGCATGCTCTTCATGCTAATAGAACACATCTACCTTATGGCTGGGGCATGTGCAGTGA TGTGCTGAATTACACCGATAAGGATGGTAACATCAACATCTTGCCTTTACTTCGGAGAATAGTGGAACATAAGATACCACTTTGGATATTCAG CGGCGATCAAGACTCTGTGGTGCCCCTCTTGGGCTCCCGAACCCTTGTGCGAGAGCTAGCTCATGACATGGGGTTGCCTGTCACAGTTCCGTACAGTACTTGGTTCCGCAAAGGCCAG GTTGGAGGTTGGACAACAGAGTACGGTAATCTTCTGACCTTTGCAACAGTGCGGGGCGCATCTCACATGGTGCCATTTGCACAGCCAGACCGAGCTCTCGGCCTATTTCGCTCATTTGTGCTTGGACAGAGGCTCCCAAACACAACCTATCCACCCATTGGCGACTAA
- the LOC123096352 gene encoding pentatricopeptide repeat-containing protein At3g12770, whose amino-acid sequence MMPPPNAGRLSDLVRRCAAAKALIAGAKLHAQALVGGHLPQATLETDLVLLYCRCAALPSARKVFDAMPSPSMHAYNILLAASPPLLALELLSGLLDAGFRPDCYAVPAALRACAELQDPLLGAALHGFTVQLGFLSNVVVSSALLDMYAKAGLLVNAVRVFDEMPERDSVVWNCMVTAYARAGMTAETLELFRRAQVEAVNMTRDLRAVPSVLNVCGKEGEMMKGREIHGRMVRSLAFDLDVPIGNTLIDMYAKCGRVDASQAVFAGMQERNVVSWSTLISCYGVHGKGKQALHVYEEMLSQSVKPNCITFTSVLSSCSHSGLVTDGRMIFESMRKVHGVEPTSEHYACMVDLLGRAGAIEEAVGLIKKMPMEPCATAWGALLSACAMHNNVDVGEIAAYRLFELEKGNVSNYITLCGIYGAVGQSDGVAGLRLRMRELGMVKTPGCSWVDVKGRAHAFYQGSIPSYLRRRMFWILDRLRKDMGN is encoded by the coding sequence ATGATGCCGCCGCCTAACGCCGGCCGTCTCTCCGACCTCGTTCGGCGCTGCGCCGCCGCTAAGGCTCTAATCGCCGGCGCGAAGCTCCACGCACAGGCTCTCGTTGGTGGCCACCTACCCCAGGCCACCCTCGAGACGGACCTGGTCCTGCTCTATTGTCGCTGCGCTGCGCTCCCtagcgcccgcaaggtgttcgacgcgATGCCTTCTCCGTCCATGCACGCGTACAACATCCTCCTTGCCGCCTCCCCACCCCTCTTAGCTCTCGAACTACTCTCTGGCCTCCTCGACGCCGGTTTCCGCCCTGACTGCTATGCTGTCCCAGCGGCGCTCCGGGCGTGCGCCGAGCTCCAGGACCCGCTTCTTGGCGCCGCACTCCATGGATTTACCGTCCAGTTAGGATTTCTCTCCAATGTTGTTGTCTCCAGCGCACTTCTTGACATGTACGCCAAAGCTGGTCTCCTGGTCAATGCGGTGAGGGTGTTCGACGAGATGCCTGAAAGAGACTCTGTTGTGTGGAATTGCATGGTTACCGCTTATGCAAGGGCCGGGATGACAGCTGAAACCCTTGAGCTCTTCAGAAGGGCTCAGGTGGAGGCGGTGAACATGACGAGGGATCTGCGGGCTGTGCCGAGCGTGCTAAATGTCTGTGGAAAGGAAGGGGAGATGATGAAGGGGAGAGAAATACATGGTAGGATGGTGCGAAGCCTTGCATTCGATTTGGATGTCCCAATTGGGAACACGTTGATAGACATGTATGCAAAGTGCGGGCGCGTGGACGCGTCACAAGCAGTGTTTGCAGGCATGCAGGAGAGGAATGTGGTGAGCTGGTCGACACTGATATCTTGCTATGGTGTCCATGGAAAGGGAAAACAGGCATTGCATGTGTACGAGGAGATGTTATCTCAGAGCGTGAAGCCGAACTGTATCACCTTCACATCTGTCCTTTCAAGTTGCAGCCACTCAGGGCTCGTGACTGATGGCCGGATGATCTTCGAGTCAATGAGGAAGGTTCATGGTGTAGAGCCCACTTCTGAGCACTATGCATGTATGGTGGACCTCTTGGGGCGTGCTGGAGCCATTGAAGAAGCTGTCGGGCTTATAAAGAAGATGCCTATGGAACCTTGCGCTACTGCATGGGGAGCTCTACTCTCTGCTTGCGCCATGCATAATAATGTCGATGTTGGAGAGATTGCAGCATATAGGCTGTTTGAGTTAGAAAAAGGCAATGTCAGTAACTATATCACTCTCTGTGGAATTTATGGTGCAGTTGGTCAGTCTGATGGTGTTGCAGGATTAAGGTTAAGGATGAGGGAACTTGGCATGGTGAAGACGCCTGGTTGCAGCTGGGTTGATGTGAAGGGAAGAGCTCATGCCTTTTACCAAGGGAGCATCCCAAGTTATTTGAGGAGACGAATGTTTTGGATTTTAGATCGGTTACGTAAGGATATGGGCAATTGA